In a genomic window of Candidatus Hydrogenedentota bacterium:
- a CDS encoding type II secretion system F family protein, whose translation MNWRRILFDVDLATGVSRRNLYLRRRRNWPGPLFWTRAAWRRNLALLTSQLNAIVRCNAPLVTGLERAIADGPSLKLTQAMIALSDDLSSGMRLADAMEQCPRFYPKWYVDLIRAGESTGTLEHSLSAAGEHLATSQQFTKSVSGWFAYIGAVLAIQLSIATFLFTYIVPAFGEVLREFGARLPAVIIAIDRLTNSVTRGHVYIVILACAGLLVLKWVRRVSGEERIRFHRVFAPLLAPLPIVGEISAKGHLAAVCAVLERLAAANVPINDALRDCAELDIPDGLRRALLRARARVEQGYTLSDALRAERAFPRSFVTMLALGEASGKLDSAAGHLHTLYRQQVMSNIRMTLDIAGPIGVLGLGAVALALYGGIFASLIAISDTLINVI comes from the coding sequence ATGAACTGGCGGCGCATATTATTCGACGTCGACCTGGCCACCGGCGTTTCGCGGCGCAACTTGTATTTGCGGCGGCGGCGCAATTGGCCGGGGCCGCTGTTCTGGACGCGAGCCGCATGGCGGCGAAACCTGGCGCTGCTGACGTCGCAACTCAACGCGATCGTCCGCTGCAACGCCCCGCTGGTAACCGGACTCGAACGCGCAATTGCGGACGGACCGTCCTTGAAATTGACCCAGGCAATGATCGCGTTGAGCGACGACTTATCCTCCGGCATGCGCCTGGCCGATGCGATGGAACAATGCCCGCGCTTTTACCCCAAATGGTACGTGGACCTCATCCGCGCGGGCGAAAGTACGGGCACGCTGGAACACTCGCTGTCGGCTGCGGGCGAACACCTCGCCACTTCCCAGCAATTCACCAAGAGCGTGAGTGGGTGGTTTGCCTACATCGGCGCCGTCCTTGCCATTCAGTTGAGCATCGCGACTTTCTTGTTCACCTACATCGTTCCGGCGTTTGGCGAGGTGCTTCGCGAATTCGGCGCACGGCTCCCCGCTGTCATTATCGCAATCGATCGCTTGACGAATTCCGTTACTCGAGGCCACGTCTATATCGTAATTCTCGCATGCGCGGGGTTGTTGGTGCTGAAGTGGGTGCGGCGTGTCTCGGGCGAAGAGCGCATTCGATTCCATCGCGTATTCGCACCGCTTCTTGCCCCGCTGCCGATCGTGGGCGAAATCTCCGCCAAGGGCCACTTGGCCGCCGTGTGCGCGGTACTCGAACGGCTCGCCGCCGCAAACGTGCCGATCAACGACGCGCTCCGCGATTGCGCCGAGTTGGACATCCCGGACGGACTCCGCCGCGCGTTGCTGCGCGCGCGCGCCCGCGTCGAGCAGGGCTACACACTGTCCGATGCCTTGCGCGCCGAACGCGCGTTTCCCCGGTCGTTCGTCACCATGCTGGCGCTGGGCGAGGCGTCCGGAAAACTGGACAGCGCGGCGGGGCACCTGCACACCTTGTACCGGCAGCAGGTCATGTCGAACATTCGCATGACATTGGATATCGCCGGCCCTATTGGTGTGTTGGGCCTCGGCGCGGTAGCGCTGGCCTTGTACGGCGGGATATTCGCCTCGCTCATCGCGATAAGCGATACGCTAATCAACGTGATCTAG
- a CDS encoding type II/IV secretion system protein codes for MPHLRVIEKNGAGGPGFAEIERALAAMLDSSEETGAVDAVDAALASAVELRATDVYFEPWDDCTAMRFRIDGILHDVARVPKVHHARIVARIKIVARMVTYHKDTPQDGRIDADATRCGRVIRVSAFPTVNGERIVLRIMDGGGALLDLDALGFDTALVRELRALIERPHGAIFLTGPSSSGKTTTIYALLHEILARRSPAPHVVTIEDPVERRIPRVSQTEIAPHHGLTFAAALRSLLRQDPEVIMVGEVRDAETAQTAIQAGLTGHLVVSTIHSGTSAGVFARLLDMGVEPYLAASSVSGVLAQRLVRMVCPNCAEPYEPEPGLVAAYGLADFAGPFRRGRGCDACQGIGYKGRTAVGELLRVDEPFAERVLARVRTSELHDAALASGMRPLAHAAAQCVRDGVTTLEELKRVLPQAGG; via the coding sequence ATGCCGCACCTACGCGTGATAGAGAAAAACGGGGCTGGCGGTCCCGGCTTCGCCGAGATCGAGCGCGCCCTCGCTGCCATGCTCGATTCGTCCGAGGAAACGGGCGCCGTGGACGCGGTCGATGCCGCATTGGCCAGCGCCGTCGAACTTCGCGCTACGGACGTCTACTTCGAGCCGTGGGACGATTGCACCGCGATGCGCTTCCGCATCGACGGCATCCTGCACGACGTGGCGCGCGTGCCAAAAGTCCACCACGCCCGCATCGTCGCGCGCATCAAAATCGTCGCGCGCATGGTCACGTACCATAAAGATACGCCGCAGGACGGGCGCATCGACGCGGATGCGACGCGGTGCGGACGCGTAATTCGCGTGTCGGCGTTTCCTACCGTGAACGGCGAACGCATCGTGTTGCGCATCATGGATGGCGGGGGCGCGCTCCTCGACCTTGATGCCTTAGGGTTTGACACGGCGCTTGTACGCGAACTGCGCGCGTTGATCGAACGGCCACACGGCGCAATCTTTCTGACAGGCCCCAGTTCGAGCGGCAAAACCACGACGATTTACGCGCTGCTCCACGAAATCCTCGCACGACGATCGCCCGCACCGCACGTCGTCACCATCGAAGACCCGGTCGAACGCCGCATTCCGCGTGTGTCACAAACGGAAATCGCGCCGCACCACGGCCTGACGTTTGCGGCAGCCCTGCGATCCTTGCTGCGCCAGGACCCCGAAGTGATCATGGTCGGCGAAGTGCGCGACGCGGAAACCGCCCAAACCGCGATCCAGGCCGGCCTCACCGGCCATCTTGTCGTCAGCACGATACACAGCGGCACGTCGGCGGGCGTCTTCGCGCGTCTGCTCGATATGGGCGTCGAACCGTATTTGGCTGCGTCGTCCGTTTCCGGCGTGCTTGCGCAACGGCTCGTGCGCATGGTTTGTCCAAATTGCGCCGAACCGTACGAGCCCGAACCGGGTCTCGTTGCCGCATACGGCCTGGCCGATTTCGCCGGCCCCTTCCGCCGCGGCCGCGGTTGTGACGCGTGTCAGGGCATCGGCTACAAAGGGCGCACCGCCGTCGGCGAATTGTTGCGCGTGGATGAACCGTTTGCGGAGCGGGTGCTCGCGCGCGTGCGCACGAGCGAACTGCACGACGCCGCGCTTGCGTCGGGCATGCGCCCCCTCGCGCATGCCGCCGCGCAGTGCGTGCGGGACGGCGTCACGACGCTCGAAGAACTCAAGCGTGTGCTGCCCCAGGCTGGAGGGTAA
- a CDS encoding prepilin-type N-terminal cleavage/methylation domain-containing protein, which yields MRAIQVQRRTRSQQGFTLLELTTAMFVLVVGIFGIVRLFQFGLDRMRTIDESAIASQAVLNELELVRSTPYAILADGTRAFVTVDPALEQMLHLADTKVVIAAAPDGTPGLKQVEVSIRWITEYGRRAERSVTTLVAEALP from the coding sequence ATGCGGGCGATACAAGTCCAACGACGTACACGGTCGCAGCAGGGCTTCACGCTTCTGGAATTGACGACCGCCATGTTTGTGCTCGTCGTCGGCATTTTCGGAATCGTCAGACTTTTCCAGTTCGGCCTGGACCGCATGCGCACGATCGACGAATCGGCGATCGCATCGCAGGCGGTGCTGAACGAATTGGAACTGGTGCGCTCCACGCCGTACGCGATACTCGCGGACGGCACGCGCGCCTTCGTGACAGTTGACCCGGCCCTCGAACAAATGCTCCACCTCGCCGATACGAAGGTCGTCATTGCCGCTGCGCCGGACGGAACTCCGGGGTTGAAACAGGTTGAAGTCTCTATCCGTTGGATTACGGAGTATGGCCGGCGCGCGGAACGCTCGGTAACGACGCTGGTCGCGGAGGCGTTGCCATGA
- a CDS encoding type II secretion system protein: MRPRNSRYREGSALLAVIVVMIILTILASAFVTLLNRNVTESNRAVNRMENLALAEAGIHKAAAMLRADPNFRGESAFALGKGQVSVEVRQGATADRYDVRSSARQSAEDPAPVTVAAEFALTPAGVRVVRWEEPRR; encoded by the coding sequence ATGAGACCTCGCAATAGCAGATATCGCGAAGGCTCCGCGCTGCTCGCGGTCATCGTTGTCATGATCATCCTCACGATTCTGGCCTCGGCGTTCGTCACGCTGCTCAACCGCAACGTTACGGAGTCGAACCGCGCCGTGAATCGGATGGAGAACCTGGCGCTGGCAGAGGCCGGCATCCACAAGGCCGCCGCCATGCTGCGGGCCGACCCGAATTTCCGCGGCGAATCTGCATTTGCGCTTGGCAAGGGCCAGGTTTCGGTCGAGGTGAGGCAAGGCGCGACGGCGGACCGATACGACGTGAGGTCTTCGGCGCGGCAATCGGCCGAAGACCCGGCGCCCGTTACCGTCGCCGCTGAGTTCGCCCTCACGCCCGCGGGAGTCCGCGTCGTGCGCTGGGAGGAACCGCGAAGATGA
- a CDS encoding DUF1559 domain-containing protein, translated as MNATPAKPRGFTLIELLAVIAIIAILAAILLPALARAREAARRASCANNLMQLGIALHMYAQENEGILPWSGGAGNADCLVGFSRDCLTDRDVFACPSDPNTGNRRNRKDEDPEPPMTALPDIEGSLRQSYDYFGAYTTAPIVLPPPPRGLPKWPVMWDLMMPADADLQRGLAELAMSGYGKYRDSGPSFNHVPGGGNVLWLDGSVSFVKLALWADADLPARPEGIEFVEPLKTFQSLKVEEKRREETTRAAEQELLRLRRNRVQNAQPSQVPQQRHWFQD; from the coding sequence ATGAATGCGACACCGGCAAAACCGCGCGGGTTCACCCTCATCGAGTTGCTCGCCGTCATCGCGATTATCGCGATACTCGCGGCAATCCTGCTACCCGCGCTCGCGCGCGCGAGAGAGGCCGCGCGCCGCGCAAGCTGCGCAAACAACCTCATGCAACTCGGCATCGCGCTGCACATGTATGCCCAGGAAAACGAGGGCATCCTGCCGTGGAGCGGCGGCGCGGGCAACGCAGATTGCCTGGTCGGTTTCTCCAGGGATTGCCTGACCGATCGCGACGTCTTTGCGTGCCCGTCGGACCCAAACACGGGAAATCGCCGAAACAGGAAGGACGAGGACCCAGAACCGCCTATGACGGCACTACCTGACATCGAAGGTAGCTTGCGCCAGAGCTACGACTATTTCGGCGCGTACACAACAGCACCTATCGTCCTGCCGCCGCCCCCGAGGGGCCTGCCGAAATGGCCCGTGATGTGGGACTTGATGATGCCCGCGGACGCTGACTTACAGCGAGGTCTGGCGGAATTGGCGATGTCGGGTTACGGCAAGTATCGCGATTCGGGCCCCTCGTTCAATCACGTCCCCGGCGGCGGAAACGTATTGTGGCTCGATGGTAGCGTGAGCTTTGTAAAGCTTGCGCTGTGGGCCGATGCGGACCTGCCGGCTCGGCCTGAAGGAATCGAATTCGTGGAACCGCTAAAGACATTCCAATCACTCAAGGTCGAAGAAAAGCGAAGGGAGGAGACCACGCGAGCGGCCGAACAGGAACTGCTGCGGCTACGGCGGAATAGGGTGCAAAATGCGCAACCCTCCCAAGTGCCTCAGCAGCGGCATTGGTTCCAAGACTAA